The DNA region TGTCGATGGTGTTCCAGTCCTTCGCGCTCTATCCGCACCTCACGGTCTACGAAAACTTCGCCTATCCCCTGCGCGAGATGAAGGTGGCGCGGGACGAGATCGACCGGCGCGTCCGGGAGACCGCGGCGATGCTGCGGCTGTCGCACCGGCTCGACCGCAAGCCCGGCACGCTGTCGGGCGGCGAGCAGCAGCGCGTGGCGCTCGGGCGCTCGCTGATCCGCCGGCCCAGGATCCTGCTGCTCGACGAGCCGCTGACCAATCTGGACGCCAAGCTGCGCCAGGAGATGCGCACCGAGCTCAAGCGCCTGCATGCCCAGTTCGGCATGACCATCGTCTATGCCACGCCCGACGAGCTCGAGGCCCTGTCGATGGGCGAGGAGATCGCCGTCCTGCGCGAGGGCGCCGTCGTGCAGCGCGGCACGCCGGACGCGCTCTACGAGGCGCCCCGCGACCTCTATGTCGCCAGCAAGATCGGCTCGCCGACCATCAACCTCGTCGAGGCGGTGGTGCGCCGGGGCGGCGAGGGCGTCGAGACCCCGTTCGGCGCCCTTGCGCTCAGGACCAGCGCCGCCCATGCCGGCGAGCGGGCAGTCCTCGGCATCCGGCCCAGCGACCTGCGCCCGGCGGGCCCCGACGAGGCCGCCCTGCCGGCCAGCGTCCGCCTCATCGAGCCGCTCGGCGACGTCACCGTCGTCTCCTTCGCGCTCGCGGGCGAGGCCGGCCCGATCCTCAAGGTCGTGCTGCCGGAGGCACGGGCGCTCGGCAT from Labrys wisconsinensis includes:
- a CDS encoding ABC transporter ATP-binding protein; this encodes MAPALRLDGVSKRYGAVRALDRLSFAVPEGRFFVLFGPSAVGKTTALRTIAGLVVPDAGRLEMFGADVTRAAIASRGVSMVFQSFALYPHLTVYENFAYPLREMKVARDEIDRRVRETAAMLRLSHRLDRKPGTLSGGEQQRVALGRSLIRRPRILLLDEPLTNLDAKLRQEMRTELKRLHAQFGMTIVYATPDELEALSMGEEIAVLREGAVVQRGTPDALYEAPRDLYVASKIGSPTINLVEAVVRRGGEGVETPFGALALRTSAAHAGERAVLGIRPSDLRPAGPDEAALPASVRLIEPLGDVTVVSFALAGEAGPILKVVLPEARALGMKPGDAVPLVLDPGKIHLFHAGTGLAIREPAPA